ATCCTGCCGGCCATCGTCGGCGGCATCGGCACTCTGGTCGGCCCGATCCTGGGCGCCTTCATCCTGACCCCGCTGGGCGAGCTGCTGACCTTCCTGATCGAGGCCGGCGGGCTGGACCTGCCGGGGCTGAAGCAGCTGTTCTACGGCGTGGCGCTGGTGGTGATCGTGGTGTTCCGGCCGGAGGGCGTCTGGCCCTGGCTGGCCCGCCGCCTGCGTCTTGTCCGCCAGCCGGGGGAGGGCGCCTGAGATGACCGCACTGCTTGAGGTCGAAGGCCTGTCCAAGCGCTTCCGCGGGCTGAAGGCGGTGGCCGACGTCAGCTTCACCGTGCCGGAGGGGCGCATCCTCGCCCTGATCGGCCCGAACGGCGCCGGCAAGACCACCACCTTCAACCTGATCGCCGGCGTCTTTCCGCCCGACGAGGGGCGCGTCACGCTGAAGGGCCGCTCCCTGACCGGGCTGAAGCCCAACCAGGTCTGCGCCGCCGGGATCGGCCGCACCTTCCAGATCGTCAAGCCCTTCGGCCAGCTGACGGTGGAGGAGAATGTCATCGTCGGCGCCCTGGCCCGCGAGAGGTCGGTCGAGACCGCGCGGCAGCAGGCCCGCGCGGTGCTGGAGCGGCTGGAGCTGGCCGATCAGGCCAACCGGCCGGCGCGCAGCCTGACGCTGCCCGACCGCAAGCGGTTGGAGGTCGCCCGCGCGCTGGCCACCCGTCCGACCCTGCTCCTGCTGGACGAGGTGCTGGCGGGGCTCCGCCCGACGGAGGTCGACCGCATGGTCGGGGTCCTGCGCGACCTGAACCGCCGCGAAGGTCTGACCATCCTGATGATCGAGCATGTCATGCGCGCGGTGATGGCGCTGTCCGACCGCGTCGTGGTGCTGGACCATGGCGAGAAGATCGCCGACGGCGCCCCGGCGGAGGTCGTGGCCGACCCCCGCGTGGTCGAATCCTACCTGGGAGCCGAGGCGCTGGACTGACGGCATCCGATCAATTGCTGAGATTGGCCGGGTCTTCGCGATAGCTGACGGCGGCGACCTCTGCGGTCAGCGGATGGCCGG
The sequence above is drawn from the Azospirillum lipoferum 4B genome and encodes:
- a CDS encoding ABC transporter ATP-binding protein, which produces MTALLEVEGLSKRFRGLKAVADVSFTVPEGRILALIGPNGAGKTTTFNLIAGVFPPDEGRVTLKGRSLTGLKPNQVCAAGIGRTFQIVKPFGQLTVEENVIVGALARERSVETARQQARAVLERLELADQANRPARSLTLPDRKRLEVARALATRPTLLLLDEVLAGLRPTEVDRMVGVLRDLNRREGLTILMIEHVMRAVMALSDRVVVLDHGEKIADGAPAEVVADPRVVESYLGAEALD